The Agaribacterium sp. ZY112 genome includes the window CCACGCTTACTCACCCTTATGAGGTTAGCAAGCTAAAAATGGAATCTAAAACTCTGAGCGTCTTTCAAGCCCTGAGGAAGATCAAAAAAGGAGAGATCAACCTTAACCCAGAGTTCCAAAGAGCGTTTGTATGGGACGAGACTAAAAAAAGCAGACTCATTGAATCCATGCTGATACGAATTCCACTCCCTGCGTTCTATTTAGATGCTACAGACCAAGTTAACTGGACCGTCGTAGACGGATTGCAGCGCTTATCTACACTGGATGCGTTTTGTACCAAGCAAAACTTTGCGCTTAGAGACTTAGAGTTTCTACCAGACCTAGATGGTATGAAATTTGACGACCTACCCCAGAATTATCAAGTTCTGATTGAAGATGATACCAATTTAATATTTTACAATTTGATGCCCGGTACGCCTACACTCGCAAAGTACACGATATTTTCCAGAGTAAATACTGGAGGGTTACAACTAACCCCACAAGAAGTTCGCCACGCTCTAAATCAGGGCAACTCCACCAAACTGCTTCAAACACTGTCTAAACGACGAGAGTTTGAAAAAACTACATGTGGCTCAATTCCTAACCTCAGAATGGCAGATCGAGAATTAATACTCAGAGCACTATCTTTTTCCATGCTAGGAGTCGACGTATACAAGTATCACGGCGAAATGGATGCCTTTCTCATTCATGCGATGGAGGAAATGAACTCTATGAACAATAACGATCTCAAAAAAATTGAAAATACGTTTATTGAATCAATTCAAAAAGTTTGGGCAATTTTTGGAAAGTATGCATTTCGAAAGTATTCTGAAGAAGGCGGCCGAAGAGGCCCTATCAACAAAGCTTTATTTGAAGTATGGACCGTATCCGTGCAAGATTATGATGTCAACAGTTTAGTTAACAATAAGGAAAAAATAAAAAAATCGTTTCGTCTCCTACTCAATATAGATTACGACTTTGTAAAATCAATTAGCTCTAGCACATCCAGCTATAGGGCAGTCGAAAAACGATTTGGAGAAATAAAAAAGCTACTTAAAGAGTGTACTCAGTGATCAATAAAATTTGCGTAAGTGGTTATAAGTGCCTAAAAAACACCCCTTTGAACGTAGATAATCTAAACATCTTCGTTGGAGCAAACGCTTCAGGAAAGTCCAGCTTTTTGCAAACACTATTACTGCTGCGTCAATCAAGCCAAGGCCAATCAATTGACAACCTCAAATTAAGTGGGCCTCTCTATGAAGGAGGCCTAGCCACTGACGTGCTGCACCCCGATTCCAAACACACAATTGATATATCTATAA containing:
- a CDS encoding DUF262 domain-containing protein, giving the protein MASTKKENKTLESSATPSVIEEGYLYRALGFIKTNPLASSNRFKIWATNEFDDDALVKAICHEIAKSPFIDSVNNHYRITKEGQEWLHEISESQSIEPESNLIFEHDLEQSPNSTLTHPYEVSKLKMESKTLSVFQALRKIKKGEINLNPEFQRAFVWDETKKSRLIESMLIRIPLPAFYLDATDQVNWTVVDGLQRLSTLDAFCTKQNFALRDLEFLPDLDGMKFDDLPQNYQVLIEDDTNLIFYNLMPGTPTLAKYTIFSRVNTGGLQLTPQEVRHALNQGNSTKLLQTLSKRREFEKTTCGSIPNLRMADRELILRALSFSMLGVDVYKYHGEMDAFLIHAMEEMNSMNNNDLKKIENTFIESIQKVWAIFGKYAFRKYSEEGGRRGPINKALFEVWTVSVQDYDVNSLVNNKEKIKKSFRLLLNIDYDFVKSISSSTSSYRAVEKRFGEIKKLLKECTQ